ttgattAACAAATTGTTATCAAAACACCACGATAAGGCATTCTCTTTGGTATTCGTGATGTTTGTGATTAAGTATTTGTGTGTTGTAAATGCTGTTTTATCGGATGAGCGGATAAAACGATCATAACTGTTATGAGAAGGTCCAAATTGCGTAGACTTGTCATGACTAACACTATTGACACCACATTGTGTCCCCCGGCTTCTTaatctttttaacggtgggTAATCCATGCTATGATTTAATCAGAAATTAATCAACTTCTTTGCAAGTTATTGAAATTATTGTATCAAAGAATATTTGTAGATTTGAAAAACGAATAATGAATCGTTAAATTGtaatataattataaaataatagaaaatgtaCTTACTATGGTCCCTTACTGTAATTTCTCAGGCAGAGTATTTGTCATTCGCGATACACAGAAAAGCTTATGTCAGATAACGGGACGTTAATGAATTCCCTACATTGCATAATTTTAGCTACTCTTGCAGTGTTAAAAGATTCATCAAAAACACATGACTTGTCTtcagaaactttttttacaattactCATATTAATCatacagaaaataagaaaaCGTGATTAAATTTAAGCAATACAAATAATAGTAAAAACATGCTGAACACAACTCAAATGTTACGCAACTTTCCGAACAGTGTTTATACTTTTTCATGTACAagcaattttttataagaaactgttgttatttttcGAGCATTTTTTGCCTCGGCATATCTGTATACAATTTGTCAATCGagtaaaataagttttattaaaatttacaattttaaacCCGATTAACTTTGTTATAGCTAACCTATATATTTTGGTGTTGATaaatttgtaaacttttttataagtaaGAACGACTTATTCTATGGATATAGAAAAAggattatttgaaaaatttttgctaATGAATTTCAAGATTAATAGACTCGATAATCCGATCCGTAATACAAACAGGATGTTTGGCGAGcctttttgtttcatattcactTTCTTGTAACCAATTTTTTATTTCGGATGGCAAGTccctaaattcttttttaacaaatactttTGATGATTTTGACGACCCAACTGCTCTTACACTAACCAAACGACCAATGTCTTTGTTAACAAAGTTTTCTATAAACTTAACAAATTCTTGGGATAGTAAACCGCGAAATCTTTTTGATGTACTTTGTTTGAAAGATCTGTATGTGACGAAGGCACCCGGTGTCATTAAAAcagcttttttatattcatCAGAAGTTGGGGCACGTTTAACTGATGGTGTTTTGCTGGTACTAACCAATTCTGTGATATACTAAAACGAAAAATATTGTCATAAATGAGATGAATAAATGTCTATGAAAAGATAATAAATGCAAATTTGCTGTAActtaattataaaatatttaaaagactaACTGTGTAAAATAATTCTTTCTGTTCATCAATTGATTCAACATACATTATGGCACGTTCCAATGTTTGCAAGGAAATAGCTTCTGGTAGACATGTAAATTCAACTTCATTAAAAAGGGCATTATAAAAGTATTCCACTGTGTGTAGAGCGACAGCAACTTTTGGAATTAACTCTGGTTTTTTAGACTTGCTGGTTGGTCTGCCGTGCAAAAGATCGTTGTTTAGATCGGTCAAAAACTGTGTCTCCATGTTGTCGTACAATCTATAcaaattggtaaaaaaaaaataaagagggGGAAATAGAATTGAAGAAAAGGAAGAAGAGATTATTTATCATGTCAtgtataaagtttaaaattattaaaaatcttCTTACTTTAACGCATTTTCGTCTAAATAGAATATTGTATTATCTATGTGTACATAGTTGGCATAAATATCCTTAATATCGATTGTTGTTGAGGATTGTTGGGCGATTTGTTGTTCCTTGGGCATCGGACGGTATGAACGAGGCGTTATAATTAAAAATCGGTCCAAAAATCCATTACCTTTATCCattaaagacaaaataaaagccatgctttttatttgtgtagcaccttaaaaaataaagaatttaatacgtgtgcatatttttaaaaacctttttgtaatcacaagaattgattttgtttaaacGTATATTCATCAGCCTTTATGGTGTATATTTTTGCTTCACTTTTTGGAAGGAGCTAAAAAGTTAGATTACGAACCAACTAACCGCATCTGCGTATACCGTAAATAACGGATTAAGGTTCCGGGGCGCTTACTTACAAATATTTCCCTAACCCCGGGACACTTATTCGACAGGGGGCGTATTGAGCACGGGGCGCTTAATCCGTCATTTACGGTATGCGTTGCATAAGGAGGAAAgagaaaagaataaataaaaaataattacctaATATGCACAATGCGCAATTTTCAGGTATATATCTGTTATTTTCAGTACTGAATTGAATAGAcacattttctccactaaaaatcTTCGATAGAATCTCCATATCCCCAGTGTAATTCTCAtcgttttttttcaatattttgtacAAGTACTCCTGTATTTCGGCATTAACAATGTATGTACATTTTCTTGTACAGAGGCACTTTGTCAAGCCAGATGTGGTGGTGTTAGATATAATGTCTGTATCTTCTTGAATAGCCTTTAATGGTTGATTAACTGCCATCTTAATAGCGGGCGACTTTCCTGTAGACGGCTGCccaacaaacaagaaaaatgtGTTAAGGTTAATGCTATAACCATTTCTTATTTCGATCGAACCGTGATTTTTAGAGGTCAAGTAATTAGCTGTAGTTATTACGGAAGCAAGAACATATCCAATGTTTGTACCTGCAGCTGTTGCTTTATTGTTAAGGTATTTAAACAATTGTTCGGATAGAACGTTTTCATACTTGACGTCATGATTAATAAATCTTGAGTTTAATTCGGCCCAAACTTCTTCAGGTTGTGAATTAATAATTGATTTTGAAGAATACATTATAAAAGATATGGTCGATAGATACGCGAAGCCGTTTGTTacaagaatgacttttttaataaaCGGTCGTTATTTTTAACGTCGGATACGATGTCGTGACATTGCGCGAAGCAACGAATTAAAAGACGCGTAGGCGCTAACGTGATAGTGTTGAAGACGTTGCATATAGCGTTATTTTGGTTAATGATTTTACAAAAGTTGGTCGTTGGttgtattaaatttaatttactatTTGAAGGGGATATTCTAAAGTTTAGCCGATCTCGTTCTTGTAGTCACTTTCGATTTTATTAGCTGCTGTTGTAGTTTGTGGTTGAAAATTGATGTGTGTTAACCATGGCTTCAAAAACGATGCTGTTatgttattttacatttttaacttttttcatgCAAACTTATGGACTTCATAACATCAAGACAAACGAGGATTTGGAATCTTTCAAGAAGGATAAAGCACCTTCTGCAATATTCTTTTACCATCAGAGAAATGAAAATGAACCTTTAAAAAGTAAGTATTTATATAGCTAAAGCTaggtagttagctagctagttagacgCATAGTATAGCTGGCTGGTTATgttattattactttttatttttgattatttaTGCAGAATAGCCAATTTAGCTGTGATGGTATTTTCAGTTAGctatgttctgcccaatctttggaacgcgccccgtcttaagactggtcaggccaatcttccgacagtgacaaatgggtggccagtcttaagactagATTGtgcccaatctatggacgtacatgcccaatcttagaacaattgtggaagacaaacagaacaataatttttttagaatttacctcttaataggaactttaaattgaaacttttcttggaaaatcaaaagggcaaaaatttatatataccatgtattttatgtataaaaaattgaaactactcaacCATATTAGCATAGTCTAATAAGGTTTTCCTTCTATAGACTATgatattagctagctggctacagctcgctagctggctaaacatctcatccaatgaaattaacagcTGGCCAACTaataatatggctaaatacgatttttctgattcttcataaatataaacattttatttttaaaatatagccactactacaagctgtatataaatgctaaatgtataacacATGCTCTACCATTTACCTAGCTGCGATTTTCACTCTACTGTGTCCAAAAACTGGCcgggtcaattcaacagtacccaaaatatgatgttttaatgtgcctgagaatgtttgttaGAACTTGTAAAAAACAGAGGTTGTGTGGTACACCCCTTCTTTAAGATCTTAAAGGCGCCAAAGGtgggcctaacatggtcttttgcccaatcttgtgaagccctgcccagtcttaagactgaccggccagtcttaagactgggcaattttatgtccaaagattgggcagcgtcctaagattgggcagaacagctacaagcattttaaaatattggaAGGCCATTCTAACAAAACCCTATCTTGTTTTTCCCATTTGATTGCTACTTAACTTAAGCCAATGATACATGATGCAATTAATCCCATAAAACTTAGTTGCACTCACATGAAGCATGTTATAAAGCTTCACATATTATACATGATACACAGTgcaattttgtttcttttttaaaataagttcaGACAGTGAAGAAGATGTATTTATATTGGCCACAGCAATTTTATTTAACCTTGTTAAAAAAACGACATAAATTTGGAATATACGACACCTTACTACGTGAATTTCGTCTTGAAGAAAAAGCAGATTATTATAATTTTCTAAGAATGACATCAGAGTCATTCGATTATCTTTTAAGTTTAGTAGATCTACAACTCACGAAAGAAAACACTGTAATGAGAGAAGCAATTCCTTCCAATCTAAAACTGGCCGTTACTTTGCGATATTTTTGCACTGGGGAATCATATTCAAGTTTACAATATCCTTTTCGGATTCATAGAACAACATTGAGTTATATCCACTTTTCACACACAAGAAAAAACTCTCAGAAAGTGATTTATATTTCATGCACTTGAGTAAATTACACTTCAAGCATGAGAATTGACTTCCCTGAAAATGCCAAAAGCACCTTCTCCAATTAAAGGAAAGCTGTAGTGTAGGGTTGTAATAAGTTCATTTGAGTAAAAATTACCTAAAAATCTGCAcccttaaggttactgtaaaggaaacattttttttatgaggttttttgcaaaaacttcatgacatatataaaaaaaatctcttttgaATGACAAActttatattccatgaaaatatttgaaacatTCCTTTTTTCTTGAAGAGGCCTTTTTAGTGGTGTTATATCCTTCGCGCCTTTAAGGAAATATGTGCAAAAgagttcagcatattttttgtaaacgttATGCATGATATGAAACTCCtgttaaaaatatgcataataatatattttagataCTTTAATTTCAccatcaatatatatatatatatgctactCTTGTCTTAGACATTTTTTAATTGCGCTATGTTTATAAAGCTGTCTCTTGTTACTCTGACTTCTGTCTAATAATAATTTTGAATGCGTGTatgcatattcagcataaagacaGAGTTTgcacttctatcatctttctgcatactccgTTTACACATTTTCACAACACCTatgaaatctttaaaaacaaatatctcgttagtaaatttccgcatacatgcctttttgtttgtggtctctttttccgaaaacTTCCCATTGGCTCATTGAAGTTTTTGGTAATGGAAAGgcgaataaattatgcacaaagaTTCCccgtttttttttgtataaattacttaTAAGCGAATTATGAcgccaaaaagaaaaaaatgtgcagttttttaaataatctcttataataatacagagtgtatttgacggtcatagtggatatcgtcatttttctttaaagtcgccgaaatttcctttgaaaATCTCCTttatctcaaatgttaaattttatgatgttatggcgcgacgtcaataacactactttaacaggAATATcctaatttaaattaatgaagccattacaatgcacttaaaactttaaagctaaataacttggaaacgaggtggtgacgtcaataatttttcaccgGGTGGGTAGCTAGGGACCACCAGGACCAAATTGGGTaactttcccaaacctgggtccacaaatccgtttcggagtggacgggttgatgacgtcatcaaaaaaccttcaaccctaatatctcttcaaccgtttgtcacaagtacatgatcttatacattttcttgatcagcgtttcaagatctatacgataaaggcaactggtacacaaatttttaaaaaatattttgcgttttgacaggtctctgctgatgtcagcaaaatttttaaacccttatatctcattaaatgTTCATCGGAAGCAcataatcatatacatttttttgatcagcgctttaagctctacataatggaggcaacgtgaaaacaaggttctcaattattttttgttatggatcggttgctgacgtcatcaaaattcaaatgactcttctttttcatttttatcctgcctcttCAGTGGATATTTccatgggccttatcgactagttatatataattacaattgttttttataaccacattattaaaaaaagaacgGGAACCTttctgaatttaatttatgctgaatatataATGGTGCAAATACTAGAAGTCTGCAACCATGCACTTGGAAAAAGAAACCATTTTAAAACGTAGGGTGAACaaaaaatggtgtgtgtttatttaatTTACTGAAATTTACTTAATTTACTTATTTACTGAAATAACACCATCACATCAGTCTCTCATCAagcattgaaaaacaaaaaaaatatataaaagtattgataaattgtaaaggtttttctgagactactcatcaaatGAGTGTTtttctttacagtaaccttaagacTGTTTTCTACTTCGAAAAATATTTCAGACGAAATGAACAGACAAGTACGGACCCTCGTTTTGCGACTTCGTCACAGTGGTAAAACCATTGCGCAGCATATTGTTGCGctaaataatttctttattagTTATTTCATTGTTGCGCTGAggattgaaataaaaatttaatagatATTTGCAGGGTAACGTTGTGCTAAAAACTCAATACATTTTTTGATACTTATTTACTGCGCTTCACGACTTCGTTATGGGTAGGGTTAGGTGCTAAAACATTGCACTGCCCAATACCTACCACCAAAGTCGTGAAGGCCATATTTACAGGTATATATTATCTACAAAATGTCAAAAGACCATTACTTTTTGGTGCTGCGCCCAAGTTGCAAAGGCCGTTTTTAGAGGTATATGTTATCCAAGAACTATAAAACATGAATATAGATAATAAATGCGCTTTTGCGGTTTTTATAGGATTCTGTAAGCAGTATTGAGCGGTTTTTCATAATCTTGCGCTAATAAGTTCCTATTTATTTTCTACACGCATACACTATCGCGCTTAAGATATATCGTAACAAAAggtaacaaaacaaaatcaaagtgTTCTTTTAAAGTCCTCCTGGATTGCTCATCGTTCGTTTCCTCCACAATAACTGTCTACATTTTTTCTTGTTACACCTAATTTCTTTCTCATATATCGATATGGAAAAAATAAGTGAAGGGATTCCTGGCTGTCTAACATTGTAAAATAAAGACTTCACTGTCTTCCCATCTCTAACATGTTTTAACCGTTTCTAAAAATACAACATAATTAAATTATTACCTGAAAAAACAACCACTTTGAAATGCAACGACTGACCACCAAACCAATGTTTATATAGCTTGTCGTCCACAcagttataaacaaaaagttcaaaacagtgttttttaaaaaaaatgacacatcacttcaacaaaaatgaaacaaccAAGTTAAATTTAAATCTTGGCAATAGGAAAAGGAAATAATCGTATctgtggttaaaaaaaattttctaatcGAAATTATCGAAAGCAAGTCAAAATAATCAAGACCAAAAAATTGGTTTCCgttatttcgaaaaaaaaactCAGTGTGATTGAGATGCTAACAGTGATATCGGACTTGCTTCGAAACTTCTTACTAAACCGACGATGTTTTcgatttttctaataaaatttgTACATTTCTAAAGATTTTGGAGGATGTTGTGGCTGCAGCTAAACATTTGTGCAAATCGCTGCCATACTCAAAAGTTTCTCTGTTGGCAAAGATATTAGCCATACTGATAATACGTTTTGCTCTGATATAATTTTCTATTGGTAGAAAACGTCCCTTTTGGCGGTTAAAGGCCCAGTTTGAGAGccaatgaagaaaataaaaggcaaataacatttttctaagAAAAATAAGGTAAGAAAATAGGTTTTCTTGCAAATATTGATGTATACCCATATgcatataaagtaaaaaaatgctaATGAAAGATATTTCATATATTAGATGCCCTATACTCTATAACAACTCAcacaattattaatttttattaagtaTTGACAAATTCTTGTATAACAGTAaatttgttgaccctaaatttcCTGTATTCTTAGAAAAAGTTACTCTCTATTGATTTATAGGTAGACTCATCCAAGTTGCAGAAGAAGCAGAAGAGCGAATGATTGATCACGGGCATAATTACATAAAGCTGGGAATGGTATTAGCACTTATCAAAttgtatatataaaagaaaattgcACTTGTTGCAAAATATGCCTTAAAAATAATTCTGAAGAAAGATAGACATTTCTAATTAACCACTTTTTACCATCAACAAAACGCCAACAAaagatttcaacaaaatatgttaaataaattcTAATGATTTCCCTTATTGTATAGATGAACTGTTTCGGGGAAGGTATCAGTAAAAAAGATGTTGCTGAATGTCAAAAGCATAGAAGGTCATTTTACATTTACAGGTAAGTCAATAAACTTTGGCAGGGTTTAACATCCGACAAAAGCAAGCTTTAACATGATTTTGAAACATGCCCCactcttttttaaataacttattACAGAAAGAACATGTCACAGAAAACATTGGAAATCATTATTGATAAAATTCTTTCTGAAAATTAAAGGTTTGTAGCTACATAAACTTCGGCGATAATAACTTTACCATCATGTGTAACAACAAGAATTAAAAAGGGTGTAGTAGGACTTAGAACAAGTACAATAGGTATATACAAAACAACTCTAAATTAAACTAGTTTGTTATAATGTAAGTCAAGAAATATACATGCCCAAATATAACTTTAAACAtaattagtttattttttttgttgcaaattAGTCGCAAAGTTTTTCTTCTGATACTACTATAATCCACAACAAACCCTGACCATATATTagtctttttattttagattttaattCCTTATAGAAAAAATGTTCTTTAAGATATaatgttgtttgtttttccaGTTACAATAACTAGATTTTCCAGTTACGATAACTAGATTCACCATATATTTTCAACCAGCATTATGTTTTTATCTTATAGTGGAAAAAGAACAGAACGATTTGACTTAAGAACACTTTATGATTATGAATCATTTATGGCAAATTTGTTAAAGTATGTTTACATATTTATTTAATATGATAGTGTGAAATTTATACTGCAATATCTGCATGGAAGTGATATTGATGTGTTCTCTTACTATTGTTGGATGGTTGTTTTGATTATGCCATCGTAATTGTGATTGATGCGCCTGGATCATGGATTGATTCTATAATTCCAATAAAAATGGTCTTATATCaactaaatttaatttaatttttcttattttttatttagttttgtaTATGACGAAAAACTAGGACTAGCCCTAGATGAAGAGGACCTGGAAAGAGAGCAAACGCTGGAAAAGGGAAAAAGAGATATCATTCTAATGTATGTAAACGCCGTAGGAAGCCCAGGTAAGAAAAATCTAATTCCTGCATCACATAGAGACAAAATTTGTGTGGTTTTTCTTTTCTGATcatacattttaatatttacTCTGATGAAAGGAGagaataaaaaatagttctcgATAACCAGGTATTGGATATTCCAAGGTTATGTCATTGTTTTTAGCACATTACAGCTTTGTGAGTGTTGCAGCAATGTACATCAACGAGTACAAATTTGTATACAGTACTGATGAAAACTTTGCCAGAAAGTTAGGGTAAGATGTTATTAATCATATCAATGTGTCAGCCAACCACCTCTACGCCTACAGCTTTTctcattgttttgttgttgttgtttttttaatgtctgTACCTATCTATTACTGTTCTGTGTATTGGTCTTTTTctgagttttttatttaaactttttgtaCTTTGCTTGAGAAATTATATAACTTTAACCCTTATATATATActtcatactttttttaatatatttaatatttttgtatattatttAATAGAATAAATGTTAgtatattataatttttattaaaataagacAAACTATTTTTTAGCATGACTAAAGGTAAACATTTTGGTTTGTGGTATGTAAATTGCACTCAGTTGGTAGCTGAATCTGAAAAGCCTTGTCCAAGAGTTCCCTATAAAGGAGAAAAGATTGACACAAGCTCAATTATAAGTTTTGTGCGACTTTCTGGATTGCCAATAttggtttgttgtttttatttatcaacACTTTCATCCAAATAATTTATACATTTTGGTTTTATATTATTAGTATTCAAAATCATGTGAGTGATATAACTAAGtgatatatgtgatatatttatatttaaatatttttcaattttaaaaagtctCCTCAAAATTCTTCAAATCTTTCGTCAATTTCAATTTCATAACctatttcatgttttttctctttcatGAAAATGGTACATGGGCACAACAAAAATTTGTACTTCACTTTTAGCATCAcctttttcaaattattctcattttttataaaatatggaaatatcctcaattgttttgttataaaaatatggtAATATCAAAATTCCCTATCATCCTCATTagattttttcaaagttttcaCCTAGAATTTCACACACCTTGGTCATGGCTTGCACAAGTCCTGTTTAATGAAAATGCTTGCTTGCTGCATTTTTAATAATCGTTTCAGTCACATAAAATCTTTAGATCGCATAATGCTTTGAAAAATTGtaacaatttaaatttttatcatgTTTTGTGTCTCAAATCTGTCAAATCTATAATTTATTGAAAAACTTCCAGAAGCTTCGGAAATATCTTACATTTGCACATTGAATTAAAATACATACGCTATAACCTCTATCCAATTTTGTTATCAGAAGTGAATTGTACAATCATTATTTTATAGTCTGAAATTAACAATGATGGTAGTTCAGTGTACCGAGATGTCAATCGACTGTTCCTTCTTGTTGATAACGATGAAAGCAAAAAGGATTTATCAACAACAGTAGAGAGAGTGATTGACAACACAACAAGACGTGGAGTTAGTTTGCGAGGAGTTGTTGTTGACAAGTAAGTTTTTGCGAATTATAGTAAGTTTAGCAGTATATTTTACAAATTGTGCAGCCACAGAGTTTGTTCTGTTATTACATGCAattgtttggtttattttaACCGGTGCACATCATTCCTATGTTTGTGATATCGCCATGGTATTATTCTGTCTTTACTCTAAAAGGTTATTTCTTCTTCCTTCTCTTCTAGACGAAAGCATGCAAATCTGTTGCCAATGTTTGGAATATATGATGCATCTGTCCTTCCGACTGTTATTCTAGAGATTGCAGATGGACGACATTCCCCGAATGTATGTCACATTTTTATTTGTCTTTTCTATGCAAAAAATAAAGTCAAACATACAGAATATGTTCCAATAAGTTCTGGGGACAATGCTGTGATGTTAGCACTAGTGAAAAATTATGTATATTGTAAACGCAAGATGGATTTTCTATAGTTTAATGATTTATTCTGTTTGATGGactcctttctcacattctgaaaaaattttaagtagCAGCTATACGTGAGTTTCCAGCTATTGTTGCACAAAAACGTATTACCTTACACAGCGTGGAACTTGTTTGGAATATTTTGTATCTAAAACAAACCTACGCAAAAAATCAAACTCGTAAATTGGACTGAAACATTATAgtaaacaaatatattttttataattttaaatgtaAGAATATCAACATGATTTGTTCGCCTTTTTTGTCTGTAATAATTTCGTTTTATTGTAGAGAGAACTTGAACAGTTTACTCCTGACATCGATCTAACAGAAGAAAATATTAACAACTTTGTATACAGTATGGTGGAAGATAATGATAATACATGTGGGACAAGAGGTACACATTATGAAAGTTTTTCCATTTTGCTTAATGTCTATTCCACTTCCTTGTTGAgccaaaaatttaattatttaaatccTACATTCTGTGATATAAAAAGTGTATCTTAATCAACTTAATATTTgttgcatttatttatttttatataaaaatttacacTTATACATAAGATAAAATTTGCACTTTATTTTTACACAGTTGTCATAAGTATTGAGTTAACTAAAACTCCAATTAGTGACGCATAAGTGGATCACTACAACCCAGAAATATCCCTATGTAACTAcagaatgtatttttttaagctTTGCTCTACAATGGCTATGCTGCTCCAAAATgggatatttattattattatctttatttatgtatttagaATAAAATCTTCACtctatttttgaataaatcattttgaataattaacATTTGGGTGATAAAAAACCAACAAATTAAAAGTAGATAGTTGagattttaaaaacgattttttagttTATACTACGATAAAAGCACTTTTCTTTTATGACTTGAATAATTCTCCTCTGCGCTTAACACTTCCTTGCATGCAGCCTAAAACTTTCTctttaaaactaaattaaatAACGTGCTCTTTAACTTTGCACCCACGGTCTgtattttttttgcgaaaaatatACTAGACTTACTCCATGTGTTTCATTTTAACGACTTATTATAGCAGGTTCCAGTAAGCATGAAGCATGGATAAAACAATATCACGAACCAAGTCAACTCAGTAGCAGAGTAGTTAATGTTACTTATTAATAGACACAATAAATAGCAAAATAGCTGCCAGAGTCCTTGAAATCATGGTTGTGTCACAAAGCAAACAATACGCTTTTACTTATAAAAtatgctttttcttttatattatatttaatgtATGCTAATATACATAGAAAGGAAAAAGTTGGAGTATGGATCTTTTTTCATGGCTGGAAGCTGGTAtgtcattttataaaaacacgA
Above is a window of Hydractinia symbiolongicarpus strain clone_291-10 chromosome 3, HSymV2.1, whole genome shotgun sequence DNA encoding:
- the LOC130635788 gene encoding uncharacterized protein LOC130635788: MYSSKSIINSQPEEVWAELNSRFINHDVKYENVLSEQLFKYLNNKATAAGTNIGYVLASVITTANYLTSKNHGSIEIRNGYSINLNTFFLFVGQPSTGKSPAIKMAVNQPLKAIQEDTDIISNTTTSGLTKCLCTRKCTYIVNAEIQEYLYKILKKNDENYTGDMEILSKIFSGENVSIQFSTENNRYIPENCALCILGATQIKSMAFILSLMDKGNGFLDRFLIITPRSYRPMPKEQQIAQQSSTTIDIKDIYANYVHIDNTIFYLDENALKLYDNMETQFLTDLNNDLLHGRPTSKSKKPELIPKVAVALHTVEYFYNALFNEVEFTCLPEAISLQTLERAIMYVESIDEQKELFYTYITELVSTSKTPSVKRAPTSDEYKKAVLMTPGAFVTYRSFKQSTSKRFRGLLSQEFVKFIENFVNKDIGRLVSVRAVGSSKSSKVFVKKEFRDLPSEIKNWLQESEYETKRLAKHPVCITDRIIESINLEIH